The following nucleotide sequence is from Apium graveolens cultivar Ventura chromosome 4, ASM990537v1, whole genome shotgun sequence.
TGAGCAGATCGATGATTTTTGCATGAAGGTTACAGGATTGGTGACTAATATTAGAGCATTGGGGCAGTGTTTGAGTGAATTATATGTAGTCAAGAAAATATTACGAGCAGCCCCCACAAAATTTCTGCAGATAGTATCAACTATGGAGCAATTCAGTGATATGGAGACATTGACTGTGGAAGAGACTGTGGGTGCTCTTAAGGCTCACGAAGAAAGATTGAGGGGTCAATCTGACAGTACAAATGGTCAACTAATGATGACACAAGAGGAGTGGTCCAGGCGTGAACGAGACGAGGGAAAGCTCTTGTTAACCAGAGAAGAGTGGTTGAGACGAACAGAAAAAGCTGGAGGTGATTCCTCGACAAATTGGAAGGGACGTGTCAATCGAGACAAAAGCAAAATTCGATGCTTCAACTATCAACTTTACGGACACTATGCAGCAGATTGTAGACGACCCAAAAAAGTGAGAGAGTTTAAACAAGAAGCTAACATGGCACAAGTTGAGGATGAGGAATCAGCACTCTTATTGGCTAATCATGTTGAAGAAAAGGGAAACATGATGCTCCTAAATGAAATGGCAATAGCTCCTAAGTTGGCCAAGAATGAAAGTGCAAGGAACACTAGCTCGAGCTTGTGGTATCTCGATAATGGGGCAAGCAATCACATGACGAGATACAAGTCAAAGTTTAGAGAGCTAAATGAGGACATAACTGGTAAAGTTCGATTTGGTGATGGATCAACGGTAAAAATCGAAGGAAAGGGCATGGTGATTCTCAAGTGCAAAAATGGAGAAGATAAGGCTCTAACTGAGGTATACTATATTCCCACTCTTTGTAGCAATATTATAAGCATTGGTCAATTATCTGAGGAGGGTAATCGAGTAATTATTAAGGGGAGTTTTCTGTGGATATATGATAATTAAGATAAGTTGCTTTTCAAAGTTCAGAGGTATCAGAATAGGTTGTATAAATTGTTGGTCGAAACAAGTAATGCTAATTGTTTTCTTTCGAGAACTAGTGATAAGACCAGGTTGTGGCACGTCCATATGGGACATGTAAACTTTCAATCACTGGTATTGATGGACAAACGACAGATGGTGTATGGATTACCGAGAATTACATAACCTAATAGTATGCATCAACCTCAATTCCATTTTTATTCTTCAAGGGCGCGTCCTTCTTTTAAGGAGCATCCACCTTGAAGTTATTTCCGAGACCttgcaaaatctcacttcttccttccaaTTTTTCCCCGTTAACCTCCTTCTATATGATCTCCTCTGCATGGTTCACCACCACTTCTTCCACGCTTCGGATCTTCGAAACATTCCCCAGCGTCCAACCAGAGTTCCCAGTGACATAGGTTTCTTCCTCTTCGGGGCCCTCTACGAAATAGTCGGCATGAACCTCTCCGCTTGGTTTTGTATGAATATCCTTTACATCCTCAAATGGAAGACCCTTTCCTTCGTACCTTCTCCTGCGGAATTATTTAACAGCCTTATGATAGCAGTCGCGTGACTCATATTGCGACCCTATCAGACTGCCCACTCCGTTTGGTgttgggaactttatcatcaagtgatgtaTCGAGGTAATCACCCTGAACGCTCATAACCAAGGTCTGCCGACCAACACATTGTGCGCGGAATCCTGATCCAGCACTTTGAAGTCTATCATTTGAGTGACTGACAAAGCTCCTTCCCCGAACGTGACGGGAAGCCTGACCGAACCCATAACTCTCAATGCTTCCCCTGTAAAGCCATGGACGTGCGCATCTTCAAAATACATGTCACTATCCAGGAAACCTAGCATTTTGTAAGTGTTATAGTACAAGATGTTCGTAGAACTCCCATTGTCCAAGAAGACTCGATGTACATTCATTGCCCCAATAAGCATGGTTATCACCAGCGCATCATTGTGGGGATGATGCACCCACCTTGATTCTTTTTCCTTGAACGTAATGTCAGCGGACTCTCCCTTAAAGACCTTCGGAGGTCTGTCTTCCAAGTTGTGAATGTTGGTGAGCGGTGGATGTCGCGCTTCTCTCGCGTTTCTTTCCAGTGCTCGATTACTATCACCAATAAAAGGGTGTCCTCTAAAAATTGCCCTGATGCTGCCAGCCCTCTGAAATTTAACTTCTGCAATTTTTTCAACATATCCCGCCCGCGGGGGCTGTCTTTCATCCTTACCCTTGTCATTGATTCCCCTGCGTTGCTTCACCTTGTTAATCCACTCTCCTAGTTATccagccttgatcaattcctcaattTCATCTCTCAGGTGACGACACTCATGGGTATCATGGCCGGTAGACTCATGGTAGTCACAATACTTCTTTTTATCTCTGctctgccatgaagttagacggtCAGGCTTCTTGAAGATTCCTCTATCCTTATTTACCTCAAAGATATGATCAACGGATGCCGCTAGCGGCGTATAATTGCTGACCCTCATCTCGTAATTCGATGGCGGGCTTCATCATCTCTGCGTGTTCACGGTGTTCACTCTATTGGGGCTTCTGGCATTCCGCCGATAATCTGGGCTCAAGGATCTATCTCTTCTCTTGGACCGCCCCTTGGAGTTATGGGTGTTgtcattcttttttgtttctgTAAGCGACTGTTCAATTTCTTTGAATGACTCCGCCTGCGCAAGCACATCAGCTAGTGATACAGGGTCTTTCCCTTGCAGGTACTTCCAGAAATCCGTTCCCACACGCAATCCATCTATAAGAAGTATTTTCAGCGTCTCATCAGTTACACCCCTCACCAAAGTGGATTCTGCATTGAAACCTCTTGAAGTATGAAGTCAAACTTTCTCCTTCCTTCTGTTTCACATTAGCCAGTGTGGTAACAGGTGGTGTGTACTTCACTGCGGCTTGAAATTGTGTCAAAAAaaagttttcatctgttcccaaGATGTAATCACACCtggaccaagtttttggaaccactACTGGGCGCCTTCTCTAAAAGTGGTCGCCAGGAGACGGCATCgagccaaatcaggtacttgatatacgTCCATTTCAATGTTAAAACGCCCCAGAAATTCCACAGGATCAGAGTTCCCATGGAAACgcaagtcattggttgtgtttCTGTATCCTGCAGGCAATTGCGCCTCCCTCACCAcagcagcaaaaggagaaggagcttgcACAGTCGCTGTTACTCTTCctccctcaagatggttgagcaacctcttgAGATCGTTCACATTGAACATCCTTACTCCTGGAATAGTTTGAACATTAGCCTGTTGGGGTTGCTCTGCGACTTGCTGTAATTCCCCTTGATTACCCCCGGGTACGGCGGTGGATCTTgccgcccctcgccctgaggctgcggCTGTGGCATGTTACCACCTTGGTTTTGAATATTTTCCCGCACGCGAGGTTCCTCTTGACCGCGTCGCGGGATTTCATCATTATTTTGCATTCTCACTTGAATTCGTCCGCCATCCTGGTCCTGAGGACGCGCCTTAGATCCATCGTCTGTAGCACTGTGGGAAGCTACGGGAATAACAGCAGGGGCTTCTTCAGCGGAGGGTGCTCCATCTCTCCTACCATTGTAGGGAGCTCTTCCCTATTGATATCCCATCCTTCCTCGTCCATTCCTCTGATATCCCCGATAGTAATTCCCGAGccttcctcgcggaggggcaTTCTCGTGCTCGCGGTGCCGCACCCTGTCATTCCTTTGGAATGCAGGGGGCACACACGTTGTGTCACGGGGCCTCGCTTTTCCGGCATTTCCTTCCTTTTGCCATTCTACCAGCAACATCCTCAAATTGTCGTCTTCCAACCTTATGTCAAGCCTCCTTTTCAAGGTTGAAAGATCCCTTCCTTCCTCATCTTGACTTTGAGTGTTCTCCGCTCGACGACGCTCATCCATCGTACTCTCAAACCTATGTGGGTGTGGCACCACCTGGTTACCAAGGCGAGGCCTTTCTCTACCATCAGTGTCCTCATCAACAAGCTCCACAATAGGCTCTACATCATCTGAATATTCCAAGTGCCGCAGAGTGATTCGCGGGTTTTCCCCGCTGCCCTGGGTATCTCCTTCAACTACTGGCGCTTTCCCCACGGCATGACCGTGACGGGGAAAACGACGACCTATCCTCGTCCTCCGACGCTCCACCGTATTCAGTCTTGAGTGAAAACTGTTAAGGATATCCCCCATGAGGTACAACTGCTCCaagatatcagcgttgctgatgagaactaAAGGTGTCCCCCCCACATCTGGAGCTCTTGGTGGATCCGCCATGTTTCTGGGAACGTAGGGTTTATGGCGAGTGTAGCCTCCCCCGCCTTCTCCTTCAGATCTGCTGTCACTcccatcataagaacttccatcacgattataagacatcttttcctcctaagattacgaccttaattagcacccctccttctagcgccaattttgttgatggaggaatctggtaacaacaaagattgaggtttctcgccagaactaagatctgtgacggtggttctttatCGAAAAATTAAGCGGTGTATGGTgatttgtggttgttttaggctgagattgatcggagtaagtggtggctctcttatcagctctcaacttcttaccctctcaatgtgcctacgtaccctttatatagggattcaagcctgacgtagttcttgtggaacaagaaacctaatgggcttagacttcttatccCTAGGCCCGATAGAAGCCCATCCAAAgtccgtcttccgctagctttaggaatgtccaactatgaggcccaaccgcaaaggcctaaggctcgtccgtaatcgcaggacttcacggatagtgcatctccctgcgcaaggataacactccactacagctatctcccttgatttacggacgcaggtatagccacggttcaccccaagtgccagacgcgtccttgtcccccgaatgaggataacccaccacATAGCAGGACAGGAGATCCCAAGCTCATGGGTGCAAAGTgtaggatgactccaaagttctccaacgaggacacccgttgaatacaagaacagagctcccaaagcacacaccaaagttaaccccgcatccccaacgaggacacccgttgaatacaggaggaggccttcaatcatcaggcatacccctggaggccttctatcttttcacggacatccccctccttgaccgtctcaaggagggaattcttcaaagattacctgcaacaaatatgttagtaaAAATAACCTCCATTTCTCCTCTACATGCAAGCTTTGTCCTGAAATCACCAGTGAGAACACATAAACCAatcacaggacgcgtcctaacaCATTGGGCGCGCCCTCACCCTCATGAGACTTGCACCGCCTCCTCAAAAACCATCATGCACAGCATTCCACTTCCTATGGTGTGTCATGGTAAATATAGGCGCGTCCTACAGCGTCCATCGCCACAAGATCTCATGTGTCAAGCACTTTCATAATCATTGACGCGTCCACATAGCTTGGGCGCGTTCTTACTTGACCATGCACTCTCCACACTCCATAACACATCCCTTCTCAAGCAGGCGCTTCCTGTAGGCTTGGACGCATCCTCACTTCCACAATGCAATCGTAACTAGCCCgcgtttgacccgagtcaattcaacgccaaattttgggtataatgGTTCCGAAAATAGTTTATGAAAATTATCTTGTTTGACGGAAGTTATTCAgtgataattaaataaaaattatatatttaagttgcttatataaaattataagtcTAAATTACTTAAGTTTATTTGTTTCTCAATTAAGAACTTCCAAAACCTTCTGCATACAAGGTACAAGGAATTTGTTTGTATTTAAAGGAGAACCACAGGGATTAAATTTAGAAATCACAACATTATGGAAGATGGAAGTGAAGCTTTTGAGGACATGGTCAGGCCGATATAGTTTGAAGGTAGTATGGGCACTGAAGCTTAAAGGCATAGAATTCGAAACCATATTTGAAGATCTTCTTGCCAACAAAAGCTAGCCCTTTGCTCCTCCAGTATAATCCGGTTTGTGCACAATAGCAGACCTGTCTGCGAATCATTGGTGATTCTTAAGTACATTGATGAAACAAGGAATGAAGCTCATCAGTCATCCCCTTCTCCCTTAAGATCCGTTCTGGACAAAATTCAGCGATGCAAAGGAAAATTTATTTGGTAATTTTGTTTGCTACTGCTGACCTGAAATCTGGAACATCACTCATACTATAGGTCTTTGGTCCTATTGCTTCATCATGGTCTAAGACACTATTTTCTAATTCTTTCACATGTAGTCCTAAACAATATAAATACATAACATAGATACCTACAGACATCAGGATGTCTACAATGGTAATAAGAAATGCCTGGCTGTCCACGAACTACTTTACCAGGACATTTTTTCATTTTTCTCGAAAAACAGTTGCTTGTCAAAATTTCACAAAATAAGGGCATTTAGTCCTACCCCGGCCGCCTAGCCTACTTTTTAGAACATTGTTGTAGGGAAAGGAATTTACGTACACTATTATCAAGATAACTAGTTACCAAGTAAAAGATAAATCAGAAAAAATAAGAAATGAAACTTGAAATGCTGGTAACGTAATTCTTCCATTAAACCTTGACTAATTTTTTTCTCGAAAACATGTTGCTTTTGCCATCATAACGAAGGCATCTCGTGGACACGGTACACAGAAAGGGAAGCGAGAGTTCCGGCTACAGAGTAATCAGATTCGAGGACCACCGTTTGCCTCCTCTGCAATCCAGCTCAAATTTTCCTCGACTCCAATTGCCTCTGCAATTTCCTCCAGCTTGGTGCCTGATGCAATCACTGAACCGTTATAGTCTCGAGTAACCTTATCAATTCCATAAACTCCTAAGAAGAGAAGTACCCTCTGCTATCTAAATGGATCGAAAATTTTATTAAGTTCCAGTATTCAAGGAAAGCTGGCCAGATCGAGATCACAAGCTCATCACCAAGTTCCAAAACTATTAGCGAGAGTTGATATAGTGCTATAAATGCATCGAAATGAACTTCAGTCTGAAACTTCGGAACCAAATATATTTTGATCTGCCAGTGTTTTTTAGTTGATAGTAATAGTATGGGTAGACAAAAGTCACAGAACAACAAACTAGATGAGTTTAGAAATGATTCTGATAGTTTTTCGGAAATATACATAGAAAACATTATTTGCTTAAGTTCCACAGATCCAAAGAAGAATCCTCGGTTAAAATTTGATTCTGAACAGAAATTTGATCTCACTTGAAGGAAATACTAGTTGAGTAACAAATTTTACCAAATGACAGTGTAAGTTTCTGATTACAAACAAGGAAGGATGCTTCTCATTAATTGATTTTATCAACCGTTAAATATTTAGCTAAACGAAATAGTCTACATTGTAACTCTACAAAATACTTCTCAAATTCAACATCATTCTTTGGCTCACCATTGCATGTGAGTGTCAAGCCTTTCAATTTAGCCAATCCTTCTAAACAAGCACAAAGGAATGAGAGATTATCACTGCATAATTCCGGTAAATCCCACAAAGACTTGACCCATTTCTTTCTCAAGTATTTGGTATATATATAACAGCCACCACCACTATGAATGGCAGGGCCTTTTTCAACATTTAAGCCTTTGACGCTCAATGTTACAATCAATATCCAACTATACAATTATTATAAACACGTTAGGAGAGTTTACTAGTTATGTACTTTACAATACTCATTCACCACATCCGTCATGATAATACCAGTCCCATGGCCTAGGTCTCTTGTTTTGGGTAGAACAGGTGCTCTTTCCATAAGTCTTTAATTGAAAGTTTTCTAAAGCCTCAGCAACTAATTCAACCTATAACacaatatatattattttgttagATAAGATAATAGTGTAAACACAAAGGATGATCTAAACATCTAACCAGTTTAGGCTTTTTGGAGTACACTCTCACTATCTTTCCTTTGCAACACTCGGGCAACAAACTTTCATCTGGAATAGGGGATTTTATATGACCCTTGTAGTCCTGGTAAGAATGAAGTTGTAATTGGCAGACAATAACATGCAGGTATGACACAATGGAAAGCAAAGAAACTCATGCTCAGTAGAAACAAGTACCTTGAAAATATTGATGCTGCAATATACAAAGAAGATTAAAACACTTAATCAAATCTGCAAGGTTTAGTGGCAATTTTATATGTGCAGATAAATCATCATGACATTTATTATGCACCTTTCCAGAGGATTTGTCCTTCCACGTGTCATGTCCATCTTTATATTGCACACCACAATATCTTCTTCATCAAATGAATGATCGCCTCCCTGTCCAAAAGCAACTCAATGCATAATAAGaaggaaagaaaggaaaaggtaTTATACAAACCTGCGATTCTGAACAGATAATATCTTGTGCGGTGACATCTTTGAAGTATTCCAGCTCATCCTTTCGAACGGTAAATTCATTGCAGAACTGCAGCCGCAAAAACAGAATTCATCAATTCTGTCAGAAGCAGCTAAGCTCATCAAGTTTCACTTGATTTATTCCAGACTAATCTTCTCATTATCTAGTTAATATCTTTATTACCTGATAAAGATCTCTTCTACGGATGCGCAAGATCAGATCTCTCGA
It contains:
- the LOC141718249 gene encoding uncharacterized protein LOC141718249, which encodes MVMKDNEQIDDFCMKVTGLVTNIRALGQCLSELYVVKKILRAAPTKFLQIVSTMEQFSDMETLTVEETVGALKAHEERLRGQSDSTNGQLMMTQEEWSRRERDEGKLLLTREEWLRRTEKAGGDSSTNWKGRVNRDKSKIRCFNYQLYGHYAADCRRPKKVREFKQEANMAQVEDEESALLLANHVEEKGNMMLLNEMAIAPKLAKNESARNTSSSLWYLDNGASNHMTRYKSKFRELNEDITGKVRFGDGSTVKIEGKGMVILKCKNGEDKALTEVYYIPTLCSNIISIGQLSEEGNRVIIKGSFLWIYDN